One region of Terriglobales bacterium genomic DNA includes:
- a CDS encoding DCC1-like thiol-disulfide oxidoreductase family protein, with the protein MSPGAEGGSSSVSSPVLLYDGVCALCNRTVRSVLRRDRRRMFRFAALQSGFAASVLSRHQRDPKELSTVVVVLDPGAATEALLTRSEAAIYIGRQLGGFWKALASLAGAVPRAIRDALYDLVARWRYRVFGRYETCPIPSSEERARFIDI; encoded by the coding sequence GTGAGTCCCGGCGCCGAAGGCGGGAGCAGCAGCGTATCAAGTCCGGTGCTGCTCTACGACGGCGTGTGCGCGCTCTGCAATCGCACGGTTCGGTCCGTGCTCCGGCGCGACCGCCGCCGCATGTTTCGCTTCGCCGCGCTGCAGAGCGGATTTGCCGCGTCCGTTCTGAGCAGGCATCAACGCGATCCAAAAGAGTTGAGCACGGTCGTCGTCGTCCTGGACCCCGGCGCTGCCACGGAAGCGCTACTGACGCGCTCGGAGGCTGCGATTTACATCGGCCGGCAGCTGGGCGGATTCTGGAAGGCGCTCGCCTCACTCGCTGGCGCCGTGCCGCGCGCAATCCGCGATGCGCTCTACGACCTGGTCGCCCGCTGGCGCTACCGCGTCTTCGGAAGGTACGAAACGTGCCCCATCCCCTCTTCGGAAGAGCGCGCGCGTTTCATTGACATCTAA
- a CDS encoding CoA transferase subunit A: MHKVFPGADEAIFDVTDGATIMFGGFGLCGNPENLIRAIVKKGVKNLTTISNNAGTDDFGLGLLLRSKQIRRHIGSYVGENKLLEQMVLSGELELELNPQGTLAERIRAGGAGIRAFFTPTGVGTMIAEGKEERSFDGQRCILERGLVADFAFIKAWKGDKWGNLVYRKTARNFNPVMATAARVTIAEVEELVEVGQLDPDHVHTPSVYVKRIFQGTNYEKRIEKHTVRKA; the protein is encoded by the coding sequence ATGCACAAGGTTTTCCCCGGCGCCGACGAAGCCATCTTCGACGTAACCGACGGCGCCACCATCATGTTCGGCGGCTTCGGACTGTGCGGCAATCCCGAGAACCTCATTCGCGCCATCGTCAAGAAAGGCGTGAAGAACCTGACCACCATAAGCAACAACGCCGGCACTGACGACTTCGGCCTGGGCCTGCTGCTGCGCAGCAAGCAGATCCGCCGGCACATCGGCAGCTACGTGGGGGAGAACAAGCTGCTCGAGCAGATGGTGCTCTCCGGCGAACTCGAGCTGGAACTGAACCCGCAGGGCACGCTGGCCGAGCGCATTCGCGCCGGCGGCGCCGGGATCCGCGCTTTCTTCACGCCGACCGGCGTGGGCACCATGATCGCTGAGGGCAAGGAAGAGCGCAGTTTCGACGGGCAGCGCTGCATCCTCGAACGCGGCCTGGTCGCCGACTTCGCCTTCATCAAGGCCTGGAAGGGCGACAAGTGGGGGAACCTCGTTTATCGCAAGACGGCGCGCAACTTCAATCCGGTCATGGCCACCGCCGCGCGTGTCACGATTGCGGAAGTGGAAGAACTGGTCGAAGTCGGGCAGCTCGATCCCGACCACGTCCACACGCCGAGTGTGTACGTGAAGCGCATCTTCCAGGGCACGAATTACGAGAAGCGCATCGAAAAACACACCGTGCGCAAGGCGTAA